Proteins encoded by one window of Vitis riparia cultivar Riparia Gloire de Montpellier isolate 1030 chromosome 11, EGFV_Vit.rip_1.0, whole genome shotgun sequence:
- the LOC117925341 gene encoding glutamate receptor 2.2-like, which translates to MEYYCVIFLSITVFCNFLSLSSGNQTNNSSSVTLYGIGVVLDLGSSLGRMANNCISMAVSDFYSINRHYKTRLVLHTRDSMGEPLYALSSAIDLLENKNVHAILGPQTSEEAEFLVDLGDKARVPIVTFSVTTPFLSQEKTPYFVRVAINDNAQVKAIAAIVQAFRWRQVTLIHEDSNYGNGIIAYLIGAFEEIDSHVPYRSVISLRDTDDQITIELQKLMTMSTRVFVVHMSSSLASRLFLKAKELGMMSKGYAWIITDGITSFLNSMDPSVIDSMQGLVGLNPYIPPSEELNNFTVKWQNKFPNDNQSGKLNELNVFCLWAYDAVWALARAYEEIGPRMSQPQKLKSWSKFTNLASISVSQTGSKILKAILQSQFNGLSGKFQLKDGQLEPVAFQLVNVVGNGVKGIGFWTPKHGISRELNLSDSQLYSTSANSLQPTIWPGLSAVIPKGWTMPVSGKKLRIGVPVKDGFTELVKVDRNLQTGSVSVSGFCIDVFKAAVENLPYALTYEFIPFADSNGSSAGTYNDLVFQVYLQVFDAVVGDVTITANRSLYVDFTLPYTELGVGMVVPIEIGKAKNMWIFLEPLTVDLWLVSGAFFILTGCIVWFIERKINDEFKGSRAQQVGMIFWYSFSTLVFSQREKLISNLSKCVVIVWLFAVLILTSSYTASLSSMLTVNRLQMLRKGSFIGYQYGSLLGEILNNLNFANSSLETYGSIEGYAHALTEGSKKGGVSAIIDEIPYIKLFLAQYGDQYTMMEPEYLTTNGFGFAFPKGSLLVRDISRAIAKLRGDGELHKIQQTWFQDHSVFKKQESLTKPSILDSYSFRGLFLVTGTSSTLALIIFYVFLIKNKLTSEGQPQLCNQIAQEPLSDDSISMSAAALDISDHPTDNNISTEGEENLSATDNGNHPS; encoded by the exons ATGGAGTACTACTGTGTGATCTTCCTCTCAATAACTGTATTCTGTAACTTTCTCAGTCTGTCATCCGGCAATCAAACTAACAACAGTTCCTCCGTGACATTGTATGGCATCGGAGTTGTTCTTGATTTGGGATCTTCGCTTGGAAGGATGGCAAATAACTGTATTTCCATGGCCGTCTCTGATTTTTACTCTATAAATAGACATTACAAAACAAGGCTGGTTCTGCACACCAGGGATTCCATGGGAGAGCCTCTCTATGCTTTGTCTTCAG CTATTgatcttttagaaaataaaaatgtccaTGCAATACTGGGGCCACAAACATCTGAAGAGGCCGAGTTTCTGGTTGATCTAGGAGACAAAGCTAGAGTGCCCATTGTTACCTTTTCCGTGACCACCCCCTTTCTTTCTCAGGAGAAAACTCCGTACTTTGTCCGTGTAGCAATCAATGATAATGCTCAGGTAAAAGCTATAGCTGCCATTGTTCAAGCATTCAGATGGAGGCAGGTGACTCTCATACATGAAGATTCGAATTATGGAAATGGTATCATAGCATATCTAATTGGAGCCTTTGAGGAGATTGATTCACATGTCCCCTATAGGAGTGTCATTTCCCTGAGAGATACTGATGACCAGATCACTATAGAGCTCCAAAAACTGATGACAATGTCCACCAGGGTATTTGTTGTGCACATGTCCTCTTCCCTTGCTTCGCGACTTTTCTTAAAAGCGAAGGAATTGGGGATGATGAGTAAAGGGTATGCCTGGATTATAACTGATGGGATAACGAGTTTCTTGAATTCAATGGATCCATCAGTCATTGACTCAATGCAAGGGTTAGTAGGCCTAAATCCTTATATTCCACCTTCAGAAGAGCTTAACAACTTCACTGTGAAATGGCAAAACAAGTTTCCCAATGACAATCAAAGCGGTAAATTGAATGAATTAAATGTGTTTTGTTTGTGGGCGTACGATGCTGTTTGGGCTCTAGCAAGAGCATATGAAGAAATCGGTCCCAGAATGTCCCAACCTCAGAAATTGAAATCTTGGAGTAAGTTTACAAACCTGGCTTCCATTTCAGTATCACAAACTGGTTCAAAGATTCTCAAAGCTATTTTGCAGAGTCAATTTAATGGTTTGAGTGGCAAGTTTCAGCTTAAGGATGGACAGTTGGAACCAGTGGCATTCCAACTAGTAAATGTAGTTGGAAATGGGGTCAAGGGAATTGGATTTTGGACACCAAAACATGGAATTTCACGAGAACTTAACCTGTCAGATAGCCAGCTCTATTCAACATCTGCGAACAGTCTTCAACCTACCATCTGGCCTGGACTATCCGCTGTTATCCCAAAAGGTTGGACAATGCCAGTGAGTGGAAAgaaattgagaattggagttccAGTGAAAGATGGTTTTACTGAATTAGTGAAGGTGGATCGCAATCTGCAAACTGGTTCAGTTTCTGTATCTGGCTTCTGCATAGATGTGTTCAAGGCTGCAGTTGAAAATTTACCTTATGCATTAACTTATGAGTTCATCCCCTTTGCTGATTCTAATGGAAGCAGTGCAGGAACCTACAATGACCTTGTATTCCAAGTCTATCTCCAG GTTTTTGATGCAGTGGTGGGGGACGTTACAATCACAGCAAACCGATCTTTGTATGTGGACTTTACTTTGCCTTATACAGAGTTAGGTGTGGGCATGGTGGTGCCTATTGAGATTGGAAAAGCCAAGAACATGTGGATCTTTTTGGAGCCTTTGACAGTGGACCTTTGGCTTGTTAGTGGTGCTTTTTTCATTTTGACAGGGTGTATTGTTTGGTTCATAGAACGCAAAATCAATGATGAGTTTAAGGGCTCAAGGGCTCAACAAGTTGGAATGATATTCTGGTATTCATTCTCAACCCTGGTATTTTCACAAA GGGAAAAGTTGATAAGCAACTTGTCCAAGTGTGTGGTGATTGTATGGCTATTTGCTGTACTCATACTAACTTCAAGTTACACTGCAAGTTTGAGTTCAATGCTAACCGTCAATCGACTTCAAATGCTTCGGAAAGGGAGTTTTATAGGTTATCAATATGGATCGTTACTCGGAGAAAtacttaataatttgaattttgcaAATTCCTCGCTTGAAACATATGGATCTATTGAAGGCTATGCTCATGCCCTAACAGAAGGGAGTAAAAAGGGTGGAGTTTCTGCTATCATTGATGAGATACCTTACATTAAGCTCTTTCTTGCACAATATGGTGACCAGTACACCATGATGGAACCTGAATATCTTACCACcaatggatttggattt GCTTTTCCAAAAGGGTCCCTTTTGGTCCGTGACATTTCAAGGGCAATAGCAAAGCTAAGAGGAGATGGTGAACTTCATAAGATACAGCAAACTTGGTTTCAAGACCACTCGGTTTTTAAGAAGCAAGAATCTCTAACAAAACCAAGCATCCTTGACTCCTATAGCTTTCGTGGCCTCTTTCTGGTCACAGGTACCTCTTCAACTCTAGCCTTGATCATATTCTATGTTTTCCTGATCAAGAACAAATTAACCAGTGAAGGACAACCTCAGCTTTGCAATCAGATTGCGCAAGAACCTTTATCTGATGATAGTATTAGTATGTCTGCAGCCGCACTAGACATTTCAGACCATCCAACTGATAACAATATCTCAACTGAAGGAGAAGAGAATTTGAGTGCCACTGATAATGGAAACCATCCTTCATAA